From Pleurocapsa sp. PCC 7319:
TCTCGAGGATCGGGCTTGGGGGAAACCTTAGTTTGGAAAATCAACTTTTCTCTGGGTAACTGAGGTAATACCTGTCCCAACTGCATCTCAGAGCTACCATAACCCCTAGCGGTTTCAATATGATAAATACCAAGCTCAAAAGCACGACGAATTGTAGCTTCAAGATTGCGCTGATTAGCTTCGGGTATTTGGGATTGGGGCAAATCCTGCCACTTATATTGATATCTCATTCCTCCACAGGAGAAAACGGGCATCTGTAATTCTGTGCGACCAAATCGCCGATATTGCATAACCAAACTAGTGTCTTTTCTTTTGTTCTGATCTCTACAAATATTATTTTAGGTATTATTTGATGATGACAGGAATGGTTTGCTGATTATATGAAAATTCTCTTAGTAGATGACGAAACCGAATTAAGCGATCCTTTAAGCCGAATCTTATTACAAGAAGGATATGAGGTTGATATTGCGGATAATGGGGTAACAGGCATGGAATTAGCCCTCCAAAATCAGTATGATCTATTAATCTTAGATTGGATGCTTCCACATAAATCAGGATTAGAAATTTGTCGTGAGGTACGATCGCAATCCTTAACCACTCCTGTCTTGTTTTTAACTGCTAAAGATACTGTAGATGATCGCGTTGATGGTTTAGATGCCGGAGCAGACGACTATCTAGTTAAACCCTTTGAACTGAGGGAATTACTTGCCAGAGTAAGAGCTTTATTGCGTCGCTCTACTTTAGAAACTAGCAGTAGCGATCGCCTAAAAGTGGCAGATTTAGAATTAGACATCGAAAATCAAGTAGTTTATCGCCGAGGTAAAGCGATCGACCTG
This genomic window contains:
- the rppA gene encoding two-component system response regulator RppA codes for the protein MKILLVDDETELSDPLSRILLQEGYEVDIADNGVTGMELALQNQYDLLILDWMLPHKSGLEICREVRSQSLTTPVLFLTAKDTVDDRVDGLDAGADDYLVKPFELRELLARVRALLRRSTLETSSSDRLKVADLELDIENQVVYRRGKAIDLSEKEIELLKYFMQHPDRLLTHDEIHSYLWQAEEQPSSNVLAALVRLLRRKIEIKGETPLIHTVYGKGYRFGVN